One window of the Alphaproteobacteria bacterium genome contains the following:
- a CDS encoding LLM class flavin-dependent oxidoreductase, producing the protein MPKPIHINLFIQSRGHHETAWDHPGADPRSLMDISYYVDLAKQAEAAKLDSIFFADVLMMTNDAMESGRFWPDPVIMLAAIAMQTERVGLIATGSCTYSEPYNLARQFASIDHISGGRAAWNIVTTWVEAVAANYGREHTAHGDRYEKGEEFVAAVKDLWDSWADDALVDDRTPDKQAGGVCGDLSRITPIDFKGEYYQVKGPLNVPRSPQGRPVLVQAGASDRGRDFAALHAEAIFTAHLEKETAQEFYRDIKKRAANFGRNADQVVILPGLNPVIGGTEAEAKENLMELNARMDPEVGRRTLSQRFAGHDFSHIDLDQPLKASDFPEPEGLETMKSRAALIVRIVEKEGLTLRELLARFAGGRGHYTTAGTPEQIADLIQDWCDPDSAGSDGGGPAADGFNYMPPVIPALMNPFMDEVVPLLQKRGLFRTEYEGTTLRENLGLDRPASRFFPA; encoded by the coding sequence ATGCCCAAACCCATCCACATCAATCTCTTCATCCAGTCGCGAGGTCATCATGAGACGGCGTGGGATCATCCCGGTGCCGATCCGCGCTCGCTGATGGACATCTCCTACTATGTGGACCTGGCCAAACAGGCCGAGGCGGCGAAGCTCGATTCCATCTTCTTCGCCGACGTGCTGATGATGACCAACGACGCCATGGAATCCGGCCGCTTCTGGCCCGACCCGGTGATCATGCTCGCCGCGATCGCCATGCAGACCGAACGGGTCGGGCTGATCGCCACGGGCTCGTGCACCTATTCCGAGCCTTACAACCTGGCGCGCCAGTTCGCCTCCATCGACCACATCTCCGGCGGCCGGGCGGCGTGGAACATCGTCACCACCTGGGTCGAGGCGGTTGCGGCCAATTACGGGCGCGAGCACACCGCCCATGGCGACCGCTACGAGAAGGGCGAGGAGTTCGTCGCCGCGGTGAAGGACCTGTGGGACAGCTGGGCCGACGACGCGCTGGTGGATGACCGCACCCCTGACAAACAGGCCGGCGGCGTGTGCGGCGATCTTTCGCGGATCACGCCGATCGATTTCAAGGGCGAGTATTACCAGGTCAAGGGGCCGCTGAACGTGCCGCGCAGCCCGCAAGGCCGGCCCGTGCTGGTGCAGGCCGGCGCGTCGGATCGCGGGCGGGATTTCGCCGCGCTCCACGCCGAGGCGATTTTTACGGCCCATCTGGAGAAGGAAACCGCCCAGGAATTCTATAGGGACATCAAGAAACGCGCCGCCAATTTCGGCCGCAACGCCGACCAGGTGGTGATCCTGCCGGGGCTCAACCCCGTGATCGGCGGCACCGAGGCCGAGGCGAAAGAGAATCTGATGGAACTGAACGCCCGGATGGACCCGGAGGTCGGCCGCCGCACACTCTCCCAGCGGTTCGCGGGGCATGATTTCTCCCATATCGATCTCGACCAGCCGCTCAAGGCGTCGGACTTCCCCGAGCCCGAGGGTCTCGAGACCATGAAGAGCCGCGCGGCGCTGATCGTGCGGATCGTCGAGAAGGAAGGCCTGACCCTGCGCGAGCTGCTGGCGCGGTTCGCGGGCGGGCGCGGCCATTACACGACGGCGGGCACGCCCGAGCAGATCGCCGACCTCATCCAGGACTGGTGCGACCCGGACAGCGCAGGAAGTGATGGGGGCGGCCCCGCAGCCGACGGCTTCAACTACATGCCGCCGGTGATCCCCGCACTGATGAACCCGTTCATGGACGAGGTGGTGCCGCTGCTCCAGAAGCGCGGCCTGTTCCGCACGGAATATGAAGGTACGACACTGCGCGAGAATCTCGGTCTGGACCGGCCGGCAAGCAGGTTCTTTCCCGCATAG
- the vsr gene encoding DNA mismatch endonuclease Vsr: MMSGIRGKNTKPELLVRRGLHSRGFRFTLHDRTLPGAPDIKLPKFRTVVFVHGCYWHHHKNCAKATTPSTNTKWWVEKIQGNVERDGRNVRHLLKEGWRVAVVWECGLVDRNDLLGKSMDRLENWIRGNDGQIVTIPRMPPVKRRMKEA; the protein is encoded by the coding sequence ATGATGTCCGGCATTCGTGGCAAGAACACCAAGCCGGAACTGCTTGTGAGAAGAGGCCTCCACTCCAGAGGTTTCAGGTTTACGCTTCATGATCGAACACTTCCAGGTGCTCCGGATATCAAGTTGCCGAAATTTCGGACGGTAGTCTTTGTGCATGGTTGTTACTGGCACCACCACAAGAACTGCGCCAAAGCGACTACGCCGAGTACGAATACGAAGTGGTGGGTCGAGAAGATTCAGGGGAATGTTGAGAGGGACGGACGTAACGTTCGGCATCTCCTGAAAGAGGGCTGGCGTGTGGCAGTGGTTTGGGAGTGCGGGCTGGTTGATCGGAACGATCTTCTTGGGAAATCGATGGACAGGCTCGAGAATTGGATCCGGGGTAATGATGGGCAGATTGTTACAATCCCCCGCATGCCGCCGGTGAAGCGCAGGATGAAGGAAGCATGA